The sequence ATCAACACATATAAACCTCTGACAAACAGGACATTCCATACAAATGTCATCTGACTGACTTGATGAACTTGCTCGGGTTGAAAAGCGTTCCTTAGGATCAAGCAAGACCGAGCAATTAGGATATGGGCAATAAATCTTATCTGAGATCAGAAACTTGGATTCTTCAAGAGCTTTCTCCAAAGATTCATAAGAGGTAACTGGAAGAAAAGACCTACATTCAGAAGAAGAAATACAGTACTTGCATTTCGGCTGAGGGCACCTAATGGGAACTTGGAAAGACTGCACTTTTTCCTCAACATATGTTCTCAAACAACGGGAACAAAATGTGTGGGAACATTTAATTGTAAGCATCATAGAAGACAGCTTCTCCTCACAACAGATGGTACACATTTCTGTAACTTTCGCTCCCTCTGTAGGAAAGGAGACAACACCAATAGCCACCTGTGCTAGCTGTAACGCCTGGTCTACCGTTGGGGCAATTTTCAGAACAAAGGATTCCATACCACCAGCATGTTCTAGAATCCTTCGTCTCAGCTCCAACAAAAGGGGATTTGCAATTACTTCTCCACGGGTGATCTGGAATAGGTTCATACcaattttaacagtaaaaagcATGAAACGAAAAGAGGAAATCAGACCTCGGGAAGATATCTGTTTTCATACACGAAGCCATGCTTAGATTATAAATGTCCAAAATCATGGTAATAAAAGTAGATTTTAGGAAAGTTTTCAGGTAATTAAAGATCAAGATGATGCGTCAGTACCATTGATAAATTGAATAATAACAATACTACTATAGCTCGAAGACACTAGAATTTCTGGCTGAGGATCACTCACCTGATCATACATGGCTTGAGAATCGGTCAAGGCAAGCACCCGTGTGATATTTTTCTCCACAGCAACAGAGAGACCATCCAGTAAAGCTAAATAATCTGCGGTGGATTCTTCTACGTAGAAATCAAGCTTTTTCTGGACTCGAAGCGGAGAAGCATCGCCAGACTTCTCCATCACCACTCCGATTCCAGAAATCCCAGAACCAGAATCTCCAAGATTAGCGACAGATATACCCTTGAAATACATTTTCACTGAAAGTTCATCAAGATTCTTGACTTCTAAATCCTTCaattcatcatcatcctcacaACAACTTCTGAACTCATCTTCATCTTCGTCAAGCTTCGCTTTAATTTCATTAACATTAGAACCATCGACAATCACTCTTTGATCCTCCATCGTCAAGTATTCTTCCCAAACTACTCAAAAATTCGAAGCAACTCAAAGTTAATGACTgattagatttcaaaaatccAACAAAAGATTTCAAAAATCCAACAAAAATCCAATCATCGCTCTTGAAATAAAGATCCTGCTTCCAGCATAAACtaacacaaaaaataataataataacggtccatatatacacataaagaaaattctaaactaagctgaagTAAGCATCAACTTCAAGATCcaaaatcatcataaaactAGAAACATAATtcgagaaaagaaaaaaaaatttccctcCAGCCGAAAAGAAGTCGAGACAAAATTCCTTCGTACAAAAAAGTCAGCCCAAGAAAGCAGAATCCCACATCCCCACCTCCACCAAATAATCACCAACACTTGCACTCATATACACAATTAACCAACaaataaatctaaataaaaacaataaaaaaatacattgaACAGAAAATttagaacaaaaaaaaaggaagaagaaTCAAAAATATGCTTGAAAGAATTAATCACCTGACTTGTTGCAACCCCCAATGATTCTTTAGTATTATTATTTACATGTAAGTAGACCAATTGAACCCTAATCTGACTCGGAGGCTGCTGTCCATTTTCGTACGCAGGAACGAGTGAGGAGAGATCATCAATTCCTGCTGGTCTTCCATTGGCACTCAACTCATtattaatttgcttaatttaaTTAAGATTCTTACCATTATTGTTTTATTATTCCATAAATTATTCTTGTTATTTTTAACGTGCATTATGTATATATTGAGTAGATTTATTGTGAGATGATTTCACGTATATAGATCAATCCtactaatatttataataaaaagtaatacacttAGCATAagaagtaatactttttcatggatgactcaaataatagatcggtctcacaaaatacgatccgtgatactgtctcacacaaatttttgttatatatattataactgagtgcaaaattgaaattttatttaaaatttgtaatttttgttttaaatgatatataaattatctatatttacatataatttaataaacaaTTATTGATAAAGTCGTGGACGAACCGACAGTGAAACATGATAGTTTATTAATTTATACTAATACGATTCACATAGGTTGTCGTTTTcatgcatataattttttatatttttgtagaGAATAGCGATCAACTTAAGTAATGACatatgaaaaatcaaaatcaaaatcaaaatcaaaataaattgtaataattACTTGTTTCTTAAAGTGTATGGATAATAGGAGTAATtaattaggcaaaaacttgtgtgatacggtttcacggatcgtattttgtaagacagatatcttatttacgtcatccatgaaaaagtattaatttttatgctaagagtattactttttattgtgaataatggtaggattgacccgtctcacagataaaaattcataagaccgtcttacaagagaacTACTCAATTAATTAAGTTTTAAGTTCAGAAGAAAAAGATTCTGTAACATGGGTGGGTTTGCGTTTGTTTTAAGCCTTTAATAACTTGAGAATCCCACTTCCACCGTATATTTATCCTCCACCTAATGTTACTTTATTCAGTCCTAATTCAGTAAttagatttaatttaatttattaaaacagAGTGGTATTCAGAATTTATGATATATCTTTTattagacggtctcacaagtTTATATCTATGAGATAGGTTGATTCGAGTAATatctaatattaaaaatattaattttgacgtaaaaattaatatttttatataaaactagtcgaattagatatttatatcataaaattaatatacgatatagtaaaaaatattttctatataaGATAACTTAATTACTCTTTGGTGTCAGCGTACTTGGCAATTATCGTTCAGACAGTTTGACTAGCGCTGTCATGTGGTAACGGGAATTTATACGTGTGAGATgagtaaattatatttataataaaaaataattttttaatataaaaaaaattaattcaaataaaatatatgtatcacaaaattgacatgtgatactgtttatatgaatttttatttaaattatatgaaGTGTTTATATTTGGACATGAACAATAACataataataacatttttatctatCTCATTTAAACATGTTGTTCAATAAAAATTATCAATCCAATTGTGTAATAATAAGACATTGgctgattatatatatttgttttatccGACGTTCAGCTAAAATTTTACAATAGGAGTTACAAATTATTATGTTATTCATATACATCGATTTATCATTCTTATATCGAACAACATTCACCACAAATTGTACcccaaaaaaattgatatacATTCATGTGATTAAATGGCGCGCACACACCATTCCaagtctattttttttataaattgggtTTTAATCTTTTGCAATTTCTTGTAATTAACCTCTCCTTTTCTTGTCGTTGACATGAGTCATGAGTCACATGACAATCAACAAATTTCATAATGTAAGAGTcgacattaaaataaaattactcaATAAtattaaactaaataaatattaaaagtttgattaaataattttttgttgggaaaatgaaataaaattcaaaatagatTAGTTATTTGATAGtttaataatatgaaaaaaaaattgtactttCATAGGGGGGGATAGATTCACTCATCTAGCAAAaggtttcataaaaaaaaatcgtaacAGGAAAGCCGAAAATCATccttaaattcaaaaataaatttatttaattttgttctatatatatatattaaaaaaacatgttaaattatataattatatatatatattaaaaaaacatgttaaattatataattggacaaaattttctgtaaattttttttaaaaaaacatgttaaattatataattggaCAAAATTCCCTGCATTGACGGTGTTGAAATATTCCACGGATGTGGCCCATCATAGAAAAACTTTATCCGCATATTGACAAGAATCTGTACCATCAGAGCAGGTGACCGGTGACCCTAATGATAATGTATCAATTATTGCTTGAGCAGGGCAGGTTTAGTTGGTAGAATTCCAAATTTTTTAAGGCATATGAATTTcctattgatttaatttaaattacgtaaaaacttatatgatttcataagttatattttatgagacaaatttttacttgatttaaatttttaaaaaaataatatctttataGAAAAATTTATAAGTATAGAATAAATCGATCTgtttcatgaatataaattcattaatacatattatatgataaaattGGTGCAACATTTGGTatggtttattattattaatgttgaATAATCGGCATGGTTTATGTTGCGTTTGACCCAACTTTCCTCCGGCCTATTACCATAGCTCTTCCCCTTCCAACCTTTTTGTTTTCCACATCTGGGCTATAGGACTTAACAGAAGCCTCTCTACCTTTCAATTTATAGTGGCCGCCTAACATTTCTTATACTTCAGAGAGTGAGTAGCCGACTTGATAGATGAGAGAGCGTGAGACTTAgatagaaattaaatattgcTTCGTGTGCGTCTTTCTTCGGTGACTGAGTGTTTTCGGTGTTCTCTTTACTTTGTGCTATTCTGTGTGTTTCTCTCTCGTTTTTTCACATGACAGAAAGGGACTAAATCTGTGTGTGTGCAACCTGCTGGCCGTCTTAGAAAATGAGATAGCAAGAGCGTGAGTTGAGGGCATTAATCAGTTTTTCTTTTGGGAAACCTTTTGTGGTCTTCGCCTTGGTTTACTGCGTATTTGGAGAGACCAAAATCAGTTCGTCTGAGCCTCGTTTTATCCTAACATATCATATTGTATTGTTTATTGTTGTGGTGAAAGTTGCAGGACGACCAACCAGCTTTAGAAGATACAACATCACCGATGGGCActcaacagtggtatcagagccttatCTGT comes from Primulina huaijiensis isolate GDHJ02 chromosome 5, ASM1229523v2, whole genome shotgun sequence and encodes:
- the LOC140976911 gene encoding E3 ubiquitin-protein ligase RSL1-like, whose translation is MEDQRVIVDGSNVNEIKAKLDEDEDEFRSCCEDDDELKDLEVKNLDELSVKMYFKGISVANLGDSGSGISGIGVVMEKSGDASPLRVQKKLDFYVEESTADYLALLDGLSVAVEKNITRVLALTDSQAMYDQITRGEVIANPLLLELRRRILEHAGGMESFVLKIAPTVDQALQLAQVAIGVVSFPTEGAKVTEMCTICCEEKLSSMMLTIKCSHTFCSRCLRTYVEEKVQSFQVPIRCPQPKCKYCISSSECRSFLPVTSYESLEKALEESKFLISDKIYCPYPNCSVLLDPKERFSTRASSSSQSDDICMECPVCQRFICVDCGVPWHSSVTCEEYQNLQLEERDAGNITLHRLAQNKRWRHCQQCRGIIELTHGCSHMTCWCGHEFCFSCGAEYRDGQQTCLCALWDEDYSDEFATYQTQHFEQWAWDSFESLPMTMDAYSDQERSQLALIHRFLAGGFSLTDHQPYQSPPRCTDSYVDAMKDLNQLPWLERFVSVINDNYYEDLIQ